TATACTTTTTAATAGGCACTAGATTTCCCTCCTTACTTCAGACAATTTTATACCGATTCAAAGAATTCGAGCGGTTTGCTGTCCGGAGTCAAAGTCACGAACGCTTTCTTCCATTCCGGAGTATAACCGAAATGACGTCCATAACGTTTTGGCTTGCCAGGAACACGCAGAGTATTCACATTGCTCACTTTAACTTTGAAGATCTCTTCAACCGCTTTTTTAATTTCGGTTTTGTTAGCACGAATGTCAACTTCGAACACATATTTAAGCTCGTTCATGTAATCAGCAGTACGTTCTGTGATTAATGGACGCTTAATAATATCACGAGGATCTTTCATTACGCGAGCACCTCCTCTACCTTCTGAACTGCTTCCTTCGTAATGATCAGTTTGTCGTGCGAGAGCACGTCAAGAACATTAATGCCGTCAGCTGCTACGAATTTAACACCAGGAATATTGCGAGCGGAAAGTGCTACATTGTCATCATAGCTAGGAGCTACTACAAGCGCCTTGCGATCAACCTTCAGGTTGTT
The window above is part of the Paenibacillus lutimineralis genome. Proteins encoded here:
- the rplW gene encoding 50S ribosomal protein L23 — encoded protein: MKDPRDIIKRPLITERTADYMNELKYVFEVDIRANKTEIKKAVEEIFKVKVSNVNTLRVPGKPKRYGRHFGYTPEWKKAFVTLTPDSKPLEFFESV